The Megalops cyprinoides isolate fMegCyp1 chromosome 10, fMegCyp1.pri, whole genome shotgun sequence genome window below encodes:
- the mex3a gene encoding RNA-binding protein MEX3B produces MPSLLVLAGIMEKNGGYGGDLASSGFGSEGLLVPPDEEEDDSRALRVALGQLSLLGLGEAEDGGGAPATGTLDRSNNNNNHHNNHTNNVGGGGGGETGLLQGKSKLCVLYDGSSTETKGRGCNITECVPVPSSEHVAEIVGRQGCKIKALRAKTNTYIKTPVRGEEPVFLITGRKEDVALARREIISAAEHFSMLRASRNKLGMSFSGSPPAPLPGQTTIQVRVPYRVVGLVVGPKGSTIKRIQQQTCTYIVTPSRDRDPVFEITGSPGNAERAREEIEAHIAFRTGGLHDLNNENDCLGPEAGSGGLESRLQQVWGLQGGQRKPLASSYRQNFPDAVVGGGDGGGGGGGIYSKGDFPNPGEKPCSYFGSEGTQCWGDPDYPKQVAFYTQQRSKSFGGLPLPLTRLSPGLPEPCSTTTSGSPHSQARRAHSEPISASAAFPGRLPVPDSPPATVRDCMTCFESKVTAALVPCGHNLFCMECAIRICELSQPECPVCHTLVTQAIRIFS; encoded by the exons ATGCCTAGCCTGCTGGTTCTAGCAGGGATCATGGAGAAAAATGGGGGCTACGGCGGGGATCTGGCCAGCTCCGGCTTTGGAAGTGAGGGGCTGCTTGTGCCGCCTGACGAGGAGGAAGACGACTCCCGTGCCCTGAGGGTCGCGTTGGGCCAGTTGTCTCTGTTGGGTCTTGGGGAAGCCGAAGACGGCGGTGGGGCTCCTGCCACGGGAACGTTAGACCGgagtaacaacaataataaccaCCACAACAACCACACCAACAATgttggaggaggaggtggtggggagACCGGGCTTTTGCAGGGGAAGAGCAAGTTGTGTGTCCTGTATGATGGTTCCTCCACCGAAACGAAAGGACGTGGCTGTAACATTACCGAATGTGTCCCTGTGCCCAGTTCTGAACATGTGGCCGAAATAGTAGGGAGACAAG GGTGCAAGATCAAAGCTCTTCGGGCCAAGACCAACACCTACATCAAGACCCCCGTGCGGGGCGAAGAGCCTGTCTTTCTCATCACAGGGCGCAAGGAGGACGTGGCCCTGGCGCGGCGTGAGATCATCTCCGCGGCCGAGCACTTCTCCATGCTGCGGGCCTCCCGCAACAAGCTGGGCATGTCGTTCAGCGGCTCACCCCCGGCCCCGCTGCCCGGGCAGACCACCATCCAGGTGCGAGTGCCGTACCGCGTGGTGGGGCTGGTGGTGGGGCCCAAGGGCTCCACCATCAAGCGCATCCAGCAGCAGACCTGCACCTACATTGTCACGCCAAGCCGCGACCGCGACCCCGTCTTTGAGATCACTGGCTCGCCCGGGAACGCCGAGCGCGCCCGCGAGGAGATCGAGGCCCACATCGCGTTCCGCACCGGCGGCCTGCACGACCTCAACAACGAGAACGACTGCCTAGGGCCCGAGGCCGGGTCCGGTGGTCTGGAGAGCCGGCTGCAGCAGGTATGGGGGCTTCAGGGGGGCCAGCGCAAACCGCTCGCTAGCAGCTACCGGCAGAACTTTCCGGACGCTGTCGTGGGAGGCggagatggaggtggaggaggcggggggaTATACAGCAAGGGCGACTTCCCCAACCCCGGCGAGAAGCCGTGCTCCTACTTCGGCTCCGAGGGGACCCAGTGCTGGGGAGACCCCGACTACCCCAAGCAGGTGGCTTTCTACACCCAGCAGCGCTCCAAGAGCTTCGGTGGTCTGCCACTGCCTCTGACCAGACTCTCCCCGGGCCTCCCTGAGCCGTGCAGCACCACGACCAGCGGGTCGCCCCACTCGCAGGCCCGGCGTGCTCACAGCGAGCCCATCTCTGCTAGCGCCGCCTTCCCTGGCCGGCTGCCAGTGCCGGACTCTCCCCCTGCCACCGTCCGGGACTGCATGACCTGCTTTGAGAGTAAGGTGACTGCCGCCCTGGTGCCCTGCGGCCACAACCTCTTCTGCATGGAGTGCGCTATCCGTATATGTGAGCTCAGCCAGCCCGAGTGCCCCGTTTGCCATACCCTGGTCACGCAGGCCATCCGAATATTCTCCTAA